CACATAGGTCAGTCAAAAGTGtcgtgtttgtttttttccttctggatttAGTCTGCATAATGTTTATACAAAATAGGTCACAGAATtgcctttatatatatatatatatatataaaattcagTATGAAGTctttctactaaaaaaaaaaaaaaaagaaaaaaaaagcagtataaaCACATTCCCTTTTGAAACAGCCCTAAGCAAATTTCTCTGTTCACCCTGAACAAAACCTCACATTCAAACTGCACCCAGTGCCTGTGTGCACAAACGGAGATTCTCTGAGGAACAGCTTATGTAAGCAGTAAGCAGAGAAGACACCAGTAGATGGCAGTCCAGAATGCGCAGCAACATTCACGGGCCTTGTTATcaccacaaataaataaataaatgagaaccCCTTGGTGCACTGCAGCTGAGATGCTCTGCATAGCTCTTTGTGTCATTCCTTCGAAAACGGGCTGTAAATGTGCAGAAGCATTGCTGTTGTTTAGTTTGCTCCTGCTTGCACGGACCAGCCCCTGAGCTGAAGTAAAAGGAATTGCTTTTGGCAAAGTTCAGTCTTTTATCTACcatttttaaattcaaagcTTCGAAGTTTTGAGTGAcaaattatttgtgtttattaCATTGAAACATGCAGTACATGCATCATATACCTGAATACCTGGAAAACTTGATGAATAATTTTCCTGGGTGTTGAAATGGCTGCAAACTGAAAAAGTGCTCTGAAATTCCTTTGGCTGCTGAGGAAGTGTAGCCACTAAGAAACATATCTGTGCCTTGGCCTATTGCTTCCTCAGAGACCCAGTTCCTATCTCTGCTCCTCTTCTGAGCCCATGAACCACAAATCTACCTCTCTCTGGAAGATGTATCAGAATGTTTTTGTGGTTCTATGCTCCAGGTTAATACAGCATATAATAATAACCCTTTTGAATGCAGCCAGAGCAACCACTTTTCTGTGGGGCACATCATCTCTCTCCCAGCGGTCAGAAATGAGCATTTCCAAGTCCTCCTTTGCTGCATTTggtcatccctctgtactcagctctggtgaggccgcactTCCAgaactgtgctcagttttgggcccctcactgcaagaaagacattgaggccctggaacatgttcagagaaTGGGAGTGAAGCTGTgatgggtctggagcacaagtcttatggggaacagctgagggaaatgggattgttctgtctggaggagaggaggctcaggggagacgtTATCATTCTCCACAACTAGTTGAAGGGAGGTTATGGTGAGGTAGGTGTTGGCCTCTTCGCCCACATAACTATAGAGATAGGACTAaagagaatggcctcaagttgcaccaggagatATTAAGGTTGAacaataggaaaaaattcttttcagaaagagtgattattcactggcacagactgcccagggaggtgttctAAAAGCATGGAGATGTGTCACTGAGAGACGTGGTTAGTAGGCATAATTGTGATAGGTTGACTGTTGCACcgggtgatcttagaggtcttttccaacattaatgattcaatgattctatgattcccacATGCACACTTGTCTCACTAGTCTAGATGCATAAACTGGAGCCCTGGATTCCACTTTGTACCAGTTCAgtgcctttctcttttcccttgttttctctttttgttctcaCACCCTTGCTTGGAAGTGGCATTCAAGTGCAGGACTCATGCTAGATTTAAAATGTGGCAACTGTAAAGAGgtttaatttcttaatttcttaatttatttattttttaaaatggctGCATTAGGACCAGACGTAATCTAATCCTAATTAAGTGTCAAAGCTCAGGCATTTCTTTATCTAAGAGGAAATATCCAGGGAAATCCCCAAATCTACAGTAGAACAAACTGTACTTTGGGAGCTTACTTTTATAGGCAGCACACTAGCAGGTGCTGTATCTATAGCAGTCCAAATGGTTTCTAAGAGATTGTGTATATTTATATCTAATTCTTCATGTACTCATGAATGTTAGAGGAAATAGGAAGgtaaaacagacaaagaaaaaagaaaatttgtaaAGTAAAACTTCAGAGAAATTCTAAAAACCTTTGTGTGCGTTCTGTATGCAAATGAAAGGTCATTAATTATCTTTGTGACCCTTCCAGCATAAACATTAACTGGAAGAGCTATGAAACTCAAGGCTACAAATAGATGAGACAAATGTGAAGTGACAGGTATAAAACAAACCCACGCCCTGCAAGGTATTTTCTCAGCCTTCAGAAAAAGTGGATGAGTTTTGTCTATTTGCTCAGATGCAGCCCAAAACTGGTGGATAACTTGCATTGCATTCAACACCTCAAAATGTTGCTGGGGAGGAGTAGGAAACTCTGCTATCAATTAGAGCTGCAATATTCATAAAGTCTTTCCAGCTTGACAGACTGTGATTCCCTGATCTCTCTGTCTCCAAGTTGTGCCCTCAGTGTTGCTGTATCCATGTCCACCACAAATTCCCAGACTCATCTTTCTATAgatagtttttgtttgtttgtttgtttgtttgcttgtttctagtcaattacaaataaataaaaagaaataaaatacagtttttatgAAATTCAGTAGCTATTAGCTTCCATactttgaagttttttttaaaaatttttatttatttatttatttatttatttatttatttatttatttatttcccgCAGAATTGTAGAATGTCCCAAATTGGAACTAACCCACACGGTTCATCATGTCCTACTCTGGGTTCCACAAAGGACTCCTCTCCTTGCCTCCTGTTGCCTCTCTGCTCTCTTTGAGGAGCTGTAGTCTCCATGAGGCCTCCTCTTAGCGTCCTCTGAACAAACAagaggtcacagaatcacagaatcagaaatggcccgggttggaagggacctcaaggatcaagtATCatccatgtttactagatctggttgcccagggccccatccagcctggccttgaacacctccagggactgggcatccacagcctccctgaacagcctgttccaggacctcaccactccAAGGAAATCCTTGTATTTCTTCCCCTCTAgacccttcatcatctttgcagccctttTCTCAGtacataacagaaaaacaaatgctagAGAAACTGGGAAAACATGCTAGAGAAGAGCTGACTACCGCCCAATGTCCAACCTCATGATCTGGTAGAGTTATTTTCAGATTACAGTGACATTAAAAGGCAGAGGAAGCCCAACTGGCTGCACTGacatggctttaaactggattTGATGGGGAAAGGGTATGTACTGCTGTGAAAGAGAGAATAATTGGTCCATAGATGATAACTTTTTAGTTCAAGTACTGGACAGACTGACCAGAGGTGAAGCACTGCTGGACCTGTTGCTCACCAATGTGGAGgagatttttaaagatattaaaactGGAGGTAGCCTGGGCTGCAGTACCATGTCCTGGTCAAGTCTGTGACCTCAAGGAACACAAGGCTGGCAAAGAATGGAATCAGGACCCTGAAATTCGGGAGAGTGAAATTCAGGCTATATAAAATGCTGTCCAAAAGTGATGGGACAAGAGGGCAGGTATATTTaaattagatgttaggaagaaattttttactcagagaatGGTGAGactctggaacaggctgcccagagagctttGGATGCCCCATCTTTGGAGGCATTCTAGGCTAGGCTGAATGGGGTCTAGGACAGCTTGATCCAGTGGCTGACAGTTAGCAtgtggcaagggggttggaagtGCTGATTATTAAGGTCctctccaacctaagccattctatgatttccattCTTAATAGTGGACAGAAAACAGTGCTTCAAATGATTCCCTCAGATTATTCAACTAGCAGTACAGCTCCGTGATAAGCTGTGCTTAGAATTAAGTAACAGTGCCTGaataacagaaattatttcttatcaAGTCATATTTGCAGGTAATGGGTATAAAGTACTGCCATTATTAGTTCAAGAGCCCTCTATCCACTTTGTATTTTTGgaatttatttcccatttgtAGTTACTTTCCATTTGTAGTTCTGCAGGGCTATACAGAAAGAAGTGCTGAGGGAAATTCTTGATTGTTGCATCAAATAATTGGCTCCAGGCTTGCAACACCGCAGCTGAGAGTAGGCAGCCCTCCATGCTATGCAATTGCTTCTCACAAATAACTCTTTTAGGAAAGTTCAAGGGATGGAGGGTGAAGTCAGTGGTGTGGCCTAGCTGCATAATTACAAacataaaacagcatttatatctttctgctttattttcctcactgcttGTCCAGTACATGGGGGGAACCCCAGAACTCTGATGCTAAAATCCAGcagaaatattctgcttttaattgcAGAAGtcttttaaagtttatttaggtatttatttatttatatttacatttgtaGCTCCACTGATTTCAGTAATTTCTCCAAGTTATCTCTGGTGAAGATGAGAGCAGAATTTCACCCACTGCTATTTAAGCAAGGCatcataattatttctttagcaAATTCATTAGCTTGaataattacagaaatgaaCAGTAAACCAAAAAACTCTCAGAACATCatggaaaagctgcatttcccaCCTTGCCTTCAGATAAATTGCATGGAATTATAAAACTTGATAAAGGTGCTATGCAGTCCTAAATAAATCTAAACGCAACATTTGAATCATCAAAAGCAAGTAGCTGAAAGCGTAGGAAAATCCTTTCTACCCACTCTaaagcatgaaagaaacaaacaatatcACTAAAGATCCCTGATAGGCTTACTGGTAAAAACAGAGGCAGGAATCAAAAGTTTCACTTAGGTGgtaaacatgaggaaaatgtGGACTGATAATTCACTCAGCTAAGTGGTAACAGCATCATGCCAAATAAAACTAAGGAGAGAGCAAGAATTTCAGCATGTATTCATGGGTATCCATGTTGCCATGGCAACTTCTCAATGGAATaaagtattttctcctttctttagggattaaaaaaaaaaaaaaaagaaagaaagaaagatgctgttCTGCAAATAGAcactttgcctttttaaaataaacccaTAACTGTATATTGAGCAGAATTTCCTCCTGTAGCAGACATTGTTTTGTTATGCTTTAGAAAGAGACTTAATAACTTAATATTGTAAAAGGACACTACATTACAGATTTGCTATTCAAGAGGTTTCTCTTGCCTTCTTTTTAATCtgcatgctttttaaaagcctAAATTCCTTCACATTTCTggatcttcctcttcttcctctctctttttaaatcCTCTTCTTGTTTATCACCGGAACGTAGATAATAAACATATTCTGCAGCAGATCTATGGTTTCTGGTTGAAGCTAAGGCTGTATTTATTCCATTTCAATTTTCTGGGCTAAGATTCTTATCTCTTATTTTTTGCATCTTAAAGCAACTGTATCAACTAAGTTATTCCATAGTCAGCAAGTGTTAAAATTTGGATTCACTGCCAGTAAAGAAATATCAGTTAGTTTTTTATCTTTGCCCCAAGCTCTCTGACTTAAAATGCCACTCTGTTCAATTTTGGTCATTCTTTCCTAGATAAGGCAGCTGATAGGGGACGCTAAAGTTGAATAACCCCCTTTGAATTTAAAACTGTGCTATTTCAGAAACTGGAAGCTATTTTGGAAAGTATAACATTTCCAGGAATGACTGAAATATATGTGATAAacatttactttcagaaatgaCTTGGAAAGCTTCATCGAAGAACTTAGGAGTTTTTATTCATAGATACTGACACggaatgtgttttaaatatagAACAATATTAATTGCTGTGTCTGTTGAAGCTATAAAAgatatgtgttttaaaatgtactgaTTTCATAAACTGTGTTTGTTTCCAGAATGTATCTATGATCATAGCTTTAAATGAGAAGTCATAAACTGACTTCTAAGTTCTTAAACACATTCACTGTGACTGGTAAAGCGTGAGGGTACTTGCCACTAGGATGAAGAAGTTCTAAGAATTTGGATATGGTTAATAATATCTTTGAAAAAGAGAGCTAAATCTAACTATTCGATCCCTCCACGGCTTTTAGAAAACATTGCTAGCAGCTTGCTGATTCCTTTATACAACCTACCTCCTACAGCTTTGGTTGTCTCATCCGGTACATTACACTGAAAGCTCCACTTGACAAATATAGCCAGCTCAATTTTAGTTTCATTTATTCCACGTTAACACTTGTACCATTTCCTGTAACTCTTTATTTAGTTGGGCACAGACTGGGATCAGATCTACTGCATTCTGATAATGCAATCAAATTTAGTTAGTAGAGTTCATCTTGATTCGTTATATTAGAAATAAGGGTTTCTTATTGATCCAGTGGCTGACAGTTAGCAtgtggcaagggggttggaagtGCTGATTattaaggtcccctccaaccaaagccattctatgatttccattCTTAAAGGTGGACATTACAAATACgatcaaaatatatatatatatatatatttactctGTTTATGTCTATGGCTAAAATATATGTGGCCAGGAATGTTTCTGGGCACTGAGACCAAATTACAGAATctcagattggaagggacccacatACGCATACATTTAACAacacatatatttacatatatatgtgtttataCAATACATACAAAATTTATTCCAGAGAATGTTCTAAAATAGGTCTGCTGTTGTAGATGGAAATGCTTGAGTTTACAGGACTAGATATACACTGCATTATTTAGAGGGCAAAATTAAGACTAAATACAGAAAACCATCCCAGTAACCCCAGTTAGTCATTGTTTTATAAAGGCCAGAATATCAGCGATTTGCTGGCTTGTATCTCTTTCACTTTCCATTAAATCACTAACACTGCTCAATCTTCATTTGGGTTGTTGGTACAGAATTAAATAGAACAGAACTAGATTTACACCAACATAATCATAGACTTCAGTGCCAGAAGGGACTGTTGTTATTGTCATGATGGAGTATGTCTGTGGAAGCCAATAGACCTCTGCCACTGTATTTTAGGCACTGAGATAATAATGAGCAAGAGCCAAATAAACTCTAGAAACTCTGAGTGTCAGAACAGAACAGTATAGTTTGATCATATCAGACTGCATCACCTTGGCAAATATGTAATCTTGGTTTATAGACTAACTCACAGTGTTTTTAAGTGGAGAGGATAGCTATTGAACTTACTTATTTCCTTTGAGCAAGAAGGAtcacttcttgttttgctttagaaCTACTGAGGTGAACAGAACAGATGTTTTTTCCATGCTCTAAGgattatttacttatttatttgcttatttatgtTGAAAGCAGACAAGACTAATTGGATAGTTTTAACTCTTTATATAGAAAGTCAGTGAGAAAGGAGTAGATCATATTAGAACTGTTTACTTCATTCAGACACCAACAATTTTGCAGGGATTGTGTGCTAGCTATTTGCATACATAAAAATTTCTTTAACTCAACTGGCTGCTCCGGCACACACAAGCCTGTTCTGCTAAAGCTCATGCCTGGAAACAAAGGCATGACTTTCCTCCCTCTAGAGTGACTTTTATTCATAATTAAACTATGTTCTACTgtcaaagcagagagagagagatgaatgAGTACTCTAAATGAAGATCCACGTAAAATCTGGAAAGCAGTCTACGTTCTCTCCAGATAGTGCACCTCACTTAAGTACTTAAAGTCAGGTTGGATAGTTTGGGCATGAtcagcctttcccttcccctggttcttccctttcttcttatCCTCCCCTTGCCTTCATCCCTTTGCCTGTCCTTACCTGCCATGAGGAGAAAAACGATGCTGGGCTCAGTAAATTAGGGTTGGTGGGGTGTTGGCCACCCATGTATTCATCAGTGCAGATCACACAGTCCTCTGCATCTCGCCAGTCCCAGTAGGGGATGGTGAAGTTCTCATCACCTGTTATCTTCTGTATCTCACgttcccacagcagcagaaaagcacGATGCCAAGGCAGAAAACCAGGGGCTTCATGGGCAAAATCAATGTCCCTCCACACATTGGAGCCGCCTAAGAGTGTGTCTCGAGAGGCATAATAATGCATCCAGACAAAGAGATCATATACGTTGATATTTCTGAACATGGGGTTGGAGCCGTTGTTCATCTGAGCATATGTGCCAGTAGCAATGACATAGTCCTTGCTGGGGATGTTCTTTGCTAGGTTAAGGTAGGCAAGGAACTTGTCCTTCTCTCTGATGGTGAGCTGGAAGatgtttcttcttgttctcaGTCGtctttcagtgcagttttgtCCCGAGAAGCCAAACTTGCACTCCCCACAGTTGAACCCCATGAAATTGCCTCTGCATCTGCATGTCCGGTTGTAAAACACAGAAGGCCAGTCCTCTCTGTCATCCACTCCTGAGAAAGGGAACTGTGGTCCCAGAGGAGCCTGAGAGAGAAGGATGCGCTGGCAGGTTCCTCTGTTGGAACGCTCCCCACAAGGGGACCCATCTCCTTCCCAGGGAGGACAGCACTCCTTCCTCAGCAAGCTCTGTGTGTTCGCACAGACTCTGGGGAACTGCCCAGTGGATGGCTGAAGGATGGCCAGCAGTAAGCTCATGGTAAATAGAAGCAtcctcacagagcagcaggggagCACCAGTGTTATGCTTCAGTGCATGAAGATTTCTCTCTTGACTGCTCCAATGACCTGAGTGTGAAAGAAACTTCTCCACCCAACTGGGAATGCTTCACCACTGACTTCTGCTACTGTGCACCCTCCAATGTCCTTCCCCATTCCTACCCTGGATGCATTTACGCACAGAATACACTTCTGTGATTAATCTGATTATCACATGTTGTGGATGAAAGCcaactgactttttttcccacccCCTACAGGTTTCAAAATGAAGGCATTTATAGCAAAATTTTAATCTTCTGCCTAGCACATGATTGCTTTATTGTTGCAATTGGAGAAGTAAGATTAAAATCTGGACATGGGATCAGCAGTTGTCTGTTCAGCATCATTGTTTGATAATATGCTTCTGTGTaaattattgtttaaaaaaagatcCAGAAAATCTGATCAGTTTAATAAGGACAGTGAGcataaagatgagaaaatgacTATTAGTGTGCACATGGGATGGGGACATGATAAATtatttgtctttgtcttttttgtatttcagcttgAGCTGACTTCACCAGACCAGCAACAAGTACctacaaagtgaaaaattattaagaaaataataatgtcaATTGCCCTGTTATGTCTAGCATTTTAATAGATAACTCCATGCCAAAACCTGCACCcaaatttcttcagtttgttgAGAATACATACAATTTGGTATCAGACTTGATAACAGTATTTTTAGTGGGACCTGGAAACCAAACCTTGACTTCTGCCTTTCTCCCATAAGAATGCATCAAATCTATGTGCTTTACTCTGTATATTACTCCAGACAACTCacccctttttcttcttctaagaAAGTCTGATCTGCAATTGAGGACTTATACGAAAACCATTAGAAGTTATACCTACTTTGAAATTACCCTTGAAGCAGGGACAGCTGTTGGTTTACTTGTGGGCAAACTGCACTTAAATTATGCAGTTTTTTTCAGCTATCAGTGTTACTTCTAAAACTGAAGGAGTTTTGTTGTCATTGTCGCagttgctttaatttctttttctttttccctacaAGAATAATGATTACAGAGAATCTCAGGAAGGCAGGAACAACATCTAGGGAAATAAGtgagagctctgctgggaaacGATGCCTTTTACTGGGATCAGCAGGTCATCACATGACCATGCTGAGGAGCACGAGGTGCTTTAATCCAGTTGGCTTCTATGCCTCAGATATTCAGGGAGATTATCTCTGAGTGCCAGTGCCTGTGATGGGGGCTCTTGGATCCGAAAGAGCAAGGGGAAAGgaactgtattttcagaaatagttCTAACCACTGGCTGATGCTTACTGTTGTTTGTCTGATTCTCCTGGTTTCCATGCTAGGCTTGTAAAGCAGATTGTGaaaattgtgtttgtttgatttattttattttcctttttcctggcTGTTTGGGAATTTTTTGCAATCTATTTCTTTTAGTGTTCCTCCTGTGGAAGCTAGTGCAAAACTGCTACACATGAGAAGAGGGACATCTCGAAGGATAACAAtctatattttctaattttcaatGAAAAGCTATAGGGATTAAGAAAGGCTTGAGGCAAAGCCTCATAGGAAAACAGAATAGCActtgaatatatatttaagcaAACAGCCAtacacaaaaatacattcaataTCTTATGTTTATATTCAATGGGGATTTTATGTTCagtgttaaaacaaaataagaatacAAGTTTGTCATATGAcacatttctgaagcagctggTTAACAGAGGAATCTCCTGTGAAACCATATGAATGAGAAACTCTGAATGAGAAATGTGACTGACAAGAAGCATATGCTGCCCTTCTTGACCTGCTGATGAGCAGAGACTTCCTTTAATTAACTGTCAGTGATTCAGACTGCATTTGGAAATTCAACCTTTCCATCTATACGCAACTGTAAGTAAGACAATAcattttcctgttctcctgTGTGACTGTAGAGTCAACAAAACATGAGATAGTCACACCTCATGTGCTGCATCCAGGCCAAATTCTCATCATTAATAATATCACATAAAACTTTCTATTCCTTCAGCCTGTCAACACAGAATTCTGGAATAtcttgagctggaagggacccacacTAGACATTGAGTACAACTCCTGGCTGCACAAAtgaccacccaaaattcaaccCATACCTCTGAGAGAACTCAAACAGaaccttcatttatttttaactgaagtttTTGTATCAGATGAAGTTAGACTTTAGACTGAGAACTCTGTCTTGAATTTTGCCACTGGATAAACACCATCATGTTGCATGCACTGAAACCTCATTCTCACATCTGAGTCCCAACATCTGAGT
The Coturnix japonica isolate 7356 chromosome 1, Coturnix japonica 2.1, whole genome shotgun sequence DNA segment above includes these coding regions:
- the TYR gene encoding tyrosinase precursor (The RefSeq protein has 3 substitutions compared to this genomic sequence), with amino-acid sequence MLLFTMGLLLAILQPSTGQFPRVCANTQSLLRKECCPPWEGDGSPCGERSNRGTCQRILLSQAPLGPQFPFSGVDDREDWPSVFYNRTCRCRGNFMGFNCGECKFGFSGQNCTERRLRTRRNIFQLTIREKDKFLAYLNLAKNIPSKDYVIATGTYAQMNNGSNPMFRNINVYDLFVWMHYYASRDTLLGGSNVWRDIDFAHEAPGFLPWHRAFLLLWEREIQKITGDENFTIPYWDWRDAEDCVICTDEYMGGQHPTNPNLLSPASFFSSWQVICTRSEEYNGQQALCNATSEGPILRNPGNNDKSRTPRLPSSSEVEFCLSLTRYESGSMDKMANYSFRNTLEGFADPHTAISNISQSGLHNALHIYMNGSMSQVQGSANDPIFILHHAFVDSIFERWLRRHRPMLEVYPAAKAPIGHNRENYMVPFIPLYRNGEFFISSRELGYDYEYLQEPALGSFQDFLIPYLEQAHQIWPWLVGAAVIGGLVTAVISALILACRKKKAGTSPEIQPLLTESEDYNNISYQSHF